A window of Columba livia isolate bColLiv1 breed racing homer unplaced genomic scaffold, bColLiv1.pat.W.v2 Scaffold_140, whole genome shotgun sequence contains these coding sequences:
- the LOC135577798 gene encoding olfactory receptor 14J1-like — MYFFLLNLSVIDLGSISTIVPKSMANSLWDSRAISYSGCAAQIFCFLFSITAEYSLLTIMSYDRYVAICKPLHYGTLLGSRACVHMAAAAWATGFLTALLHTANTFSLPLCKGNALGHFFCEIPQILKLSCSHSYLRELGLLAFIGFLVLGCFVFIVVSYVQIFRAVLRIPSEQGRHKAFSTCLPHLAVVSLFFSTAMFAYLKPPSVSSPILDLVVSVVYSLVPPAVNPLIYSMRNQELKDALRKLLQYSLLQVNKFHGISLGLQ; from the coding sequence atgtacttcttcctgctcaacctctctGTCattgacctgggctccatctccaccattgtccccaaatccatggccaactcCCTCTGGGACAgcagggccatctcatactcaggatgtgctgcacagatcttttgttttttgttctctaTAACAGCAGAATATTCTCTTCTGaccatcatgtcgtacgaccgctacgttgccatctgcaaacccctgcactacgggaccctcctgggcagcagagcttgtgtccacatggcagcagctgcctgggccactgggtttctcactgctctgctgcacacggccaatacattttcactgcccctgtgcaagggcaatgccctgggccacttcttctgtgaaatcccccagatcctcaagctctcctgctcacactcctacctcagggaacttgggcttcttgctttcattggttttctggttttgggatgttttgtgttcattgtggtgtcctatgtgcagatcttcagggccgtgctgaggatcccctctgagcagggacggcacaaagccttttccacctgcctccctcatcTGGCCGTGGTCTCTCTGTTcttcagcactgccatgtttgcctacctgaagcccccctctgtctcctcccccatcctggatctggtggtgtctgttgTGTACTCtttggtgcctccagcagtgaaccccctcatctacagcatgaggaaccaggagctcaaggatgccctgaggaaactaCTTCAATACTCACTACTTCAGGTTAATAAGTTTCATGGTATCTCACTAGGGCTGCAATAG